TCAGGCCGATGATACAGATCAGTAAACCGAAATACATGATCGACAGCCCGCCCAACGAGCCTCCGAGGACCGTGAACTGGACTTTGGTCAGATCGGGCAGGACAATATCAGCCTCGCCGGCAAAGACTGCAGGCGCCAGGAACAATCCCATGAGGCAAAGAAGAAATGAGACCATAGGGAGTCTGTGTTCATGTATGAACCTCATGTACTACCTCCTTGAACTTTTTTAGGGCTTATAAAAAGATTCACATGCCCATCTACTCTAAATTATTGCATACAAAGTGTCAACAGTTTTCGGTACCGCGTTTCAAAAATCACGATACTCCATATTGTCCGAAGGCTCCTGCAAATGCAACGTCTGGTTCAGCATCGAGAGAACCATTTCCCCTCCCGCCTGTTCGGCAAGGGTGATGCTCGCAGGGTCACATTTCACTTTCCAGAAGAAGCGGTTGGACACGCCGAGAAAATGCAAGGCCAGCAGCTTACAGATCACCCGGTGCGTTACTATGATGATGACAGGTTCCGAGGGGTCGTCCTTCGGAACAGTGCTGATCGCCTGTCTGAGCCCTTTCATAGAGCGACTTCTCACCCGGGTCAGTGTCTCAGAGCCCTCGATGCAAAACCGGTGCGGGTTATTCCTCCATGTCTCGAACGATTCGGGGAAGGCCTTTCGAACGGCTGGAAGGGAAAGCCCCTCCCAGCGACCAAAGTCCATGTCGATAAACGCGTCATCTACCTTGACCGCCACATTACAAGACTTACCTATCTCGGAAGCGGTCTGCCTTGCTCTCGAAAGGGGACTCGAGCAGATAAGGGAGATCCTTTTGCCGGCAAAGAAGCGTCCGGTGCGCTCAGCCTGCCCTACGCCTCTGTCATTCAGAGGAACATCTTTACGGCCTCTGAATACTTCCTCCTTATTCCACGCCGTTTCGCCATGTCTGACCACGTAGATCTTCATAGGCATGCTTCTCCTTCTCGGCCGAATGTCGGCCTGCGTAAATCGAATAGAGGTGACTGTAGATCCCACCCTCATCCATGAGTTGCCCATGAGTGCCGCTTTCCGCGATCCGCCCGTCGTGTATCACGAATATCCGGTCCATCTCCGCCATGGTTGCCATACTATGTGCTATCACTATCCAGGTGGCTGAAGGAAAATCATTGTTCAATGCCTGCCTCACACGTGCTTCGAGGTAAGGATCGATCCTGCTTGTAGCCTCGTCAAGGATGAGATAGCGCGGCTTGTACGCCAACACTCGGCCAATCGAAATGAGCTGCTTTTCACCTTCTGAAAGGTTGACACCGTCTTCTGCTATGGTTTTGTGCAAATCCTCTCCGCAAAAACCTTTCAAGATGGGGCTCAGCTCTCGCGCAGGAGCTTCTTCACCAGCCATGAAGAGGTTTTCCCTGATCGTCCTTGGGAATATAAAGACGTCCTGTGAGACAATCCCGAACGCTTTACGTATGGCCCCAAGGGAGTAATGCTCCATCCCTTTTCCCCCGATGCTGATTTCTCCCTTGGTTGGCTTGTAGAAACCGAGCAGCAGATTGATGAGCGACGTTTTTCCTGAGCCTGTCAGGCCCACGACGCCGACGCGCTCTCCTTCCTTAATTGCAAGGCTTATCCCCTTGAGGGCGTACACGTCGTCCTTCTCATAGGAAAGCCACACATCTTTCAAGACAATGTCGCCTCTCACCTGCGTCTCATCGCCTTCGTGGCGCTCCTTCTCCAGGTTATGAAGGTTGTGCAGCTTCTCCAGGCTCGAAAATGCGTTCTGATAAAGATTATATTTTTCGCTCAGGTCTCTGATCGGATTATACAGCTTTTGCGAGTATTCTATGAACGCAACGATGGTGCCGAACGTAATGGCACCGAAACCGTAGAGAATCAATAACTGCCCGCTGGCCCAGAGAAGAGCGAGTACGGAGAATACCCCGATGAATTCAACAAGGGGAAAATAGAGTGCCAGGTAAAAGGTCACCTTCTTGAACGCCTCGATGTAATGCCGGTTTCTTACATCAAAAGCACTTATCTCTGCATCTTTCCGGTTGAATACTTTTGAAACATACATCCCTGCAAAGCTCTCCTGGAGGAATGCGTTCATCTCCGAGCCGCCCTCTCTCGCGTCCCGGTAGACAGTCGAAAAGCGCTTCCGGAAAGAATTTGTCACCAGGAAAAGGATCAGGAAGAAAAGGAAGACCACGCCAGTCAGCGGTAGGCTCAGGTATACCATAACACCTAAGATGCCGACGATGGTGATCAGATCCGCGAGCGTAGTCACAATCCCGGACGTAATGAACTCATTGATATTCTCCATATCGCTGGTCAGGTAATTGAGGCTTTTGCCGTGAGGGGTCTTATCAAAGTAAGGTACCGGGAGGGACAAAAGATGGGCGAATGTAGCGAGCCGCATCTCTTTTATGACGTTCTGGCCGAAGCGTTGCGTGGTGTAGATTTGAAAATAGAGAGTTCCATATTCCATGCCGATGAAGGCAAGATAGCAGACTGCCATGAGGCTGAGACCGTAGAAGTCCTGGCGCGCTATGAATCTGTCGATAGCTATCTTGAGGATGTAGGGTGGCGCCATTCTTGCCGTGGCAGTAAGAAGCATGAGCGCGAGCGAGAGAAGCGCAGTTCTCCTAAACTTTACTATATATGTGACGAGGAAATCCCGTATGATGCCTTTATCCACGTGCGGCCTTCACTTCGTAGAGCAGCTTCATATAATGGCTTCTGGCAAGAAGCTCTGTCGGATTCCCCTCCTCGATAACGCTTCCTTCGGACAAGACAACTACCCTGTCTACATAGATAATTGGTACCGGCCTTGTTGATGTGATGATCACGGTCAACCCTTTGATGAGCGGCCATATCCGCTCCCAGATCAAGTGCTCCGTGTAGCCATCCACGTGCGTAAAGGGATCATCGAGGAGCAGGATGTCCGGCTTTGCGGCCAATGCCCGCGCTATGGTTAGTCTCTGCTTTTGACCGCCCGAGAGCATCACGCCGCGCTCACCAACAACCGTCTCCAACTTCTGCTCGAACCTGTCGATCTCCTCTTGCAAGCCAACGGTATTGATAATCGTCTGCACCAGATCATTCGAAAAGATATTCTCTCTTATGGGCAGGGAGTAGAGGAAGGGTTCCTGCGGTACAGTCGCAATACGTCCTCTTCGCGCCGAAGGTGAGAGAAGGTCAGCGTTCAGACCATCTATGCGTATTGCGCCCTCAGAGCCGTTTTCGAGACCGAGAATGAGGTTCAGAACAGTCGTCTTGCCACTGCCTGTCGGGCCTATCAGCAGAAGCTTCTCCCCCGGCGTCGCCGCAAAGCTCACATCGTTGAGGATCCGGCGCTCCCCTTTTGTGACACTCACGTGGCTGAACTCAACGTGCCCCTTGAGGTGTTCGGGGTTCGCCCCGAGTTCCGACTCAACCTGATACGCACGAATCTCTTCGAGTCGTTTAAGCGACGCAACGCCCCGCTGATACAGGTTCATAATCCAGGCGAGAGCCACTACCGGCCACATCAGCATCGTGTAGTATGCGTTGAGCGCAATGAAGTCCCCCAGTGTGATTTTCCCGTACATCAGGAAATAGCCGCCCACCCACATCACCACCAGAGTACCCATGCCCCCGAGAAATCCAATCGCAGGGAAGATGATGCCCCATAGACGCGTCGAAGCGAGATTCTTCTCCATGTACTCGCGATTCAGTGCCTCAAATCGTCTCTGCTCTTCGCTGTGCAGCAGATAATTCTTCACAAGCCTGATTCCGTTGAGCACTTCGTTGGCACCCTTTGAAAGCCGTCCGTAGGTATCCTGCACGTCCTTGAAGATCGTATGGAGCTTTTCCATATATCCCCTGACCAGCACAAAGAGCAGGCAGAGAGGAAGGATGGCGAGCACGGCGATGAGCGCATTGATCCGAATCATCATAATCAGCGACAGGAGCGTCGTTGCCACCGTGCTTGAAAAGTGAAGAATCGACATGCCGACCATCATGCGCACGTTGATTATGTCGTTCATTACCCGGGCGATGAGGTCGCCCCGATGATGCTCTTTGAAGAAGCTGTAGGGAAGCGAGATTATATGCGTGTAGAAATCGCGCCTCAGTTCGTATTCTATTTCTCGGGCGCTGTTTAGGATCTTCATCCTTGAGCGCCATCTCAGAAAGGCCTGTGCGCATGCAAGCAGGGAGGCAAGTCCTATGATGTGGAGGAGACGTGTACGCAGCCCCACTTGGAGCGCGTCCACAGCGTTCTTGATGAGAAAAGGGATTGCCGCTGAGCAGGATGAGGCGAGTACGAGGGTTACTACGCCCTGAACAAACTCGCCTTTGTACTTTCTGACATATGGTACGACGAGGGATAACTTACTAACCACATATGCTCTGCTTTGGCAAAATAGCTCAGCCGGATTTCTTTACTGCCTTGTTGATGATGACGTAGCTCTGTTTCGGTCCCGGAATCGCACCTTCAATCATTACAATGTTCGTATCGCCTCTCACTTCCACCACCTTGAGGTTCTGCACAGTAACCTTCTGGGCACCAAGGTGTCCCGGCATCTTCATGCCTTTCAGAACGTGCGCAGGGGTCGTGTTGGCGCCGATCGAGCCCCCGTGTCTGAAGAACTCGTGTGTACCGTGTCCGCCGGGAGCTCCGCCGAAGCCATGCCGCTTGATGACACCGGCAAAACCTTTTCCTATGGAGATACCGGAAACATCCACAAAATCTCCAGGCTTGAAGATATCCACGGGTATTTCACTACCCACTTCAAAACTGCCCAATTCTTCTGCGGTGACCCTGAATTCGCCCAGTTTTCTCGTAGGAGCCACATTCGCCTTCTTAAAGTGTCCTGCCTTCGGTTTATTCACGCGGTTGAGCTTCTTGATCTCGTCAAAACCTATCTGGAAAGAATCATATCCGTCGCGTTCTGCAGTCTTCTTTTGTACCACACGGCAAGGTCCGGCCTGAACTACGGTTACCGGGATAATTGTGCCGTCCTGTGCGAAAATCTGTGTCATTCCAAGCTTTTTGCCAATCAGTCCGAGTGCCATTGTCTCACCTCCAAAGCCCTATTATTATAGACAAAAAAACTGTAAAGTCAAGCCTTTATGCTTGTCATAGATTTCCACGTGCAAGCCCGCGGCAATCTACCCCTAGCGAGCACGGCGAGCGAGAGGGGGAGGCTCGGGCGGCTACGCAGAGCGAGGAGGCGACGCGAGCACCATAAATAGTTTACTTGTAAAGTACTATGCATTATAATTAAGAGTAATTTAGTGCTGTACACGTTGCGACTCTAGGGGGTATGAATGAAAAGGCTGGTTCAATATGGGATGTTTCTCTGGATTGCGGTGATCGGAGTGGCCCTGTTCGGCGATGTTGTGCGGGCCGAAGACAAAGTTCCCAGGATGACCAAGGAAGAATTGAAACCACTCCTTGGCAAGCCGGACGTCGTTGTCGTCGACGTACGCGCTTCCGGGGACTGGGAGAAAGAAACCCTCATGATACAGGGGGCGATTCGGGAAGACCCGATGAAAGTCGAATCCTGGATGGAGAAGTACCCGAAAGACAAGACTCTCGTATTCTACTGTTCCTGACACAGCGAAGCGACGAGCGCCAGTGTGGCGTCGAAACTCATGGAAAAAGGTTATACGAAAGTGTATGCGCTGAAAGGCGGCTGGATAGAATGGGCGGGCGCCAAATACCCGACCGAACCTAAGAAGTAGAGACGAGCAGCATGAAAAACAAATGTGCTTCAATTCTGATCGGCCTCGCGTGCTTGTGGCTCATTGCCGGAAAGGCTATGCTCGCCGCTGCACTACCCGAGCCAGACAAGATAACCAAGGAAGAACTGTTGCCACTGCTGGGCAAGCAGGACCTGACGCTCATTGACCTGCGACTGCCCCAAGAGTGGAACGCAAGCAGTACCAAGCTCAAGTCTGCAGTTCGCGAAGACCCCATGAAACCGGGGCAATGGCTGGATAAATATCCAAAAGACAAAATGCTTGTTCTTTACTGCGACTGACCCGACAATGGGACCAGCGCCAGTTTGGCGCGGATCATGAAGATGCGGGGGTTCACCAAAGCGTATTTTTTGAAGGGCGGCTGGTCAGAATGGACCGCCGCCAAGTATCCGACTGAACCTAAGTGACCGTTAACGGGTTGCATTGTTGAGTGGTTGAGCAGTGAAATCAACCACTCAACTGCTTTTCAATTCCTGCAGTGCAATAAAAGAAGCGTCGATTCCCACCACGTCTTTTACTTCCGGAACCTTTTCTTTCAACAGCTTCTCTGCCCACAGACCGAGGGCGAATTCGCCACATCAGTGCAAACGGCCTCCTATCAATTTCAGTGTCACCACTCCTTTTTCTTCGTCAAGATCCATAAGCTCGACATGCCCCTCAGCGAGCTCTTCCAGCCTCGGCACGAGCTCCTGGACTGCCTGTGCAACTCTCTCTCTAAATGTCATGACAGCTCCCCTATGATGAAAATAATACCAATTCTTTGAAATGCAATCCCTGTTTGGCCCTGCGCACAAGTCGCTGCTGACTGCTCACTATTCTCTAAGCCTTGGACAACGCTACTTCAAGCTGCTTGCGCAGTTTAGCTTTTTCTCTTCCCCCGGTGATAAAATCCCAGGGAAAGCGCTCGTCCGGAGGCCGTTCTCGGGCCACGTAAAAGTTGAGGTTGAGGAGGCTCTCTCTCTGAACTTTCGCAAGGCTCGCGCCCCGGGCCAATGACAGGATGATCTCCTGGACTCGCCTGTCTCCCCGCGCCAATACAGCCTGGAGAAAACTGTACTTGACCGATTCGTGGGTGAAATACGTATTGGCAGCCTTGCCGAGACCCCGCTTCAATATGCTCAGTTTTTCTTTAAGAGCATCAACGTCATCCATGGGCAGCCACTGGAAGGGCGTCGCCGCCTTGGGAATAAATGGGCTCGCGTGGACAGTGATGCTGCCTACGCTTCCCCGTTTCGCCCCGTGCATTATCATGAGGTGCATGATGTGCTTCGCCATTTCGACGATCTTCTCCACGTCTTTCAAGCTTTCTCCGTAGAGCCCGACCATAAAGTAGAGCTTCAGATGGAAAGATTTCAGAGACATGATTGCTTCGATGCGTTCATAGATCTCATGATCTGTGATCGGTTTGCCAATCGATTTTCGCAGCCTCTCTGCTGCAGCCTCAATGCCAAAGGTCAGGGTCTTCACTTCCTCGCTGACGAGCTCGATCGCGTCCAACGGCACCTCATCCATTCTGAGAGAAGGTAGATGCGGACGCAACCCGCGTTTCTTCAGTTCCTTGATCAGGTCGACCAGCCTTGGATGAAAAGAGACGCCACCGCCGATGATGCCCACGTCCTGCACATGCTCATCCACGGCCGGAAAACGGTCGTAGATGAAGGGCCTGATAGCTCCTGTAAGGCAAAAGGGGCACCGGGAAGGACAGCCCCTTGTCCCTTCGACCAGGAACATATTCGAGAACTCGGTCTGTTCTGTCATGACGGCGGACGTGGCCAAATGTCCGCCCTTGTAGCGCTCGATTTCCACGTGAAAAGAAGCCGGCTCAAATCCAGCAATGGTGCCGGTCTCGCTGTACGAGACCGTGAGATGGGAAGGATTGTACATCCACGCCGGATCACTTAACGCTTCGATCAGCTCATTCCGCCTTTTTTCCCGATGTTTCAGATAGCTCTCGATAAATAGAGGAATAGTCGCTTCTATATCCCCCATGATAAGAAGATCGAAGAGCCCGGCGGACGGTTCCGGATTTGCCATCACGCATATCCCGCCTCCGACTACGAGTGGATCGCCGTCCCTGCGTTCCTGGGCCAGCGGCCCGAGCCGAGCCTGAGCGAGCAGGATCGCTGCATTGACGTAATCCATTTCAAAAGAGAATGTGACAAAGATGATCTCGAAGGCGTTGAGGGGTTTGCCGCTCTCTACAGACCTGGCCTGGAGTCCGTGCTCTGACGCAGAGGTGTCTACTGCTTCGAGAAAAACACGCTCGCAGACGACTCCGGGGAAAGCGTTGAGTGTCTTGTATAGTTGGTGGACGGCAAGGTTTGACATGCCGATAAAGTAAGTATTGGGATAGGCGACACAGACAGGCACTCTTCCGGCCCAGTTCTTCCTGATTGCGCCCCTTTCCTCTTCATGTGATGTTCCATATGCAGTTCCATGTACTTTTCCATGTACTTTGGAAGGCTCATGTTCTCGTCTCCTATTTGTCCTCCGTATCAATCCGGAAGCCTAATCTGCCTGCTTCCTGAGGAACGTGGGGATATCGTACCGATCATCGTCAAGATCGATGGACGTATGTTTCGGTTTTGCTTCCCTGTAATCAATCTTCACGTTCTTCTTTACGAAGGCAGGTATTGTTCCATTTTCGAAAAAGAGATTTTCCCGTCGTATCTTTTCAGGTTTCTCCGGCTTCTCCTGCGCCTGCGCCACTTCGTCGCCAAAACCGGTGGCGATCACCGTGATCCGCACCGAATCTTCCATCGATTCGTCGAACACAAGTCCCCAGATGACCCGTGCGTCTTCATGCGCCTGCTCCTGAATCAGCGTAGAGGCTTCGGTGACTTCGTGGAGCGTCATGTCCGTGTTCCCGGTCACGTTGATCAACACACCCTTTGCACCGTGAATAGAGATGTCTTCAAGGAGCGGGCTTGAAATGGCCTTATGCGCAGCCTCGACCGCGCGCTTGTCACCTGTGCCCATGCCCACGCCCATGATGGCCATACCCCGTTCGCTCATTACTGTCTTTACATCCGCAAAGTCCACATTGATATGGCCCGAAGATATGATGAGATCCGATATGCTTCGCACCGCGTAAAGAAGAACTTCATCGGCCTTCAGGAACGCGTCTTTGATCGACATATGTTTGCCGCCGATAGACATAAGTCTCTGGTTCGGGATGGTGATGAGCGTATCGGAGCGTGCTTTCAGGTTGGTCAGTCCGTCATCTGCCTGCAGGGCCCGCATCCTTCCTTCGAAAGGGAAAGGCTTGGTCACGACCGCAACAGTCAACGCGCCCATCTCCTTTGAGATGTCGGCAATAACGGGAGATGCACCTGTGCCCGTGCCTCCGCCAAGGCCGCAGGTGATAAAGACCATATCGGCTCCTTTGAGGCATTCAGCAATCTGATCGGCATCTTCGAGAGCGGCTTGCCTGCCCACTTCGGGATTGGCGCCGGCTCCCAGTCCGCGGGTCAGCTTGCTCCCTATCTGAATTTTTACTGCCGCTTTATTCATGTTGAGGGTCTGGACGTCCGTATTGATGGCAATGAATTCCACGCCCTGGAGACCTGCGTTGACCATGGTGTTTATGGCGTTGCAGCCGCCGCCGCCCACGCCGACAACTTTTAGCTTAGCGGAAAAACCATTGCTCTCGTCCATGTAAAACATTTCCATCGTCCCTCCTTAGAATATATCTTTGAACATCGCTTTTACTTTCTTGATGAACCGCTTGTCGAGTAGCATCTTGAACATGTCCCTGCGCTCAAACCGGACCTTTTTTCCTCTGTTTTCTCTGAACCCGTGGAGAACGAGACCCACGGCAGTTGCATAGGTAGGGTTATTAACCACGTCTACCAGCCCGCCTATGCCGACGGGTGAGCCCTTACGCACCGGAAGGCCGAAGACGCTCTCTGCCAGCTCGACCACCCCTTCAAGATTCGCGCACCCTCCTGTCAGCACAACCCCTGACGCAAGAAGCTTTTCGCAGCCGGACTTTCTGATCTCGTCATTGACCAGCGTAAGAATCTCCTCAACCCTCGGCTCTATGATATCGGCAAGGGTCTTGCGTGTCAGAGTTCGCGGTTTCCTGCCTCCGACGCTCGGCACCTCCACCGTTTCATTGGCACCGACCATCTTTGACATGGCACAGCCGTACTTTTTCTTGATCTTTTCCGCTTCCTCGACGGGCGTCCGTAATCCGATTGCTATGTCGTTCGTGATGTGATTACCGCCGAGTGCAACTGCTGACGTATACCTGATACTGCCATTGGCAAAAACAGCGAGATCGCTGGTACCTCCGCCTATGTCAACAAGCGCTACGCCGATCTCTGTTTCCTCGGGGGTGAGCGTGGCATCCGATGAGGCAAGCTGGCTCAACACGAGGTCATCAACGGAGAGGCCGGCCAGATAGCAGCATTTCACAATGTTCTCCGCAGAGCTTGTTGAAGCGGTTACAATGTGCACCCGGACTTCCAGCCTCACCCCGCTCATGCCGATGGGGTCCTTTATGCCGTCTTGATCGTCAACGATGAATTCCTGCGGAATGACGTGTATAAGCAGCCTGTCTGCGGGTATTGCCACAGCCTTACCGGCATCAATCGCCCGCGAGATATCATCCCTGCGGACTTCCTTTTCTTTGATTGCCACGACACCGTTGCTGTTGAAGCTCTTTATGTGGGCCCCCGCGATGCCTGCAACGCAGTCGCTGATCTTTATGCCCGCCATCAGCTCTGCTTCTTCCACTGCTTTCTTTATTGCATTGACCGTGCTGTCAATGTTTACAACCACTCCTTTGCGCAAGCCTGTGGAAGGGTGGGAGCCTATCCCTGCTATGTTGACCTTCCCGTCTATCATGCGCGCTACGACAACACATATCTTCGTAGTGCCTACATCAAGACTGACAAGAAAGCTTCCCTCCTCCGCCATGCTAACCCTTCCTCTCTTTTATAATTGCTCCTTTGTCGAAACGTGCATCAATACACCGGATGAAAAGTCCCCTTTTGCGAACATCCTCAAGCACTGCCGTGGCCCGCTTCAGTCTTGCTTTTTGATCTTCTTTCCCCAGAATGACTTCGACCCCGTCCCCCAGGTAGACGAGCGTGATGCTGCCGTCCGTGTCAATAACCTCGGAGATCGAATCCTTTTTGATTGACTTGTCGGCCACCCATGCACTGACCTGAGTGAACAGGCTCTTGGCCGCAGCCTGGTCCTTGGCCTGTATCACGAAGAGATGCCTGGTATCTTCCTTTGACAAAGGCCTGAAGGCTGTACCTGTTTCATCAAGCACCTGGATATCCCCTGCAGGAGTCACCCAGAGGGCGGAGGCCACTTTCTCTTTCACGTCGATGACAAGAGAGAACGGATAGAGCCTCTTAATCGAAACCTCTCGTACAAATGGATGGGCAAGCACCGCTTCCTTGACCTTGTCCACCTGCGTGTTGAAAATGCTCTCTTTGAGGAAGGGATACGCTCTCTGCATGATTTCCCCGTCCGAGAGCTGCGACGCTCCTCTGATCCTCACATTCTTGAGTGAGAATAGCGGCTCGTCTTTTGAAAATACATAGGCAACCGTGAGAACCGACAGGAGACACACAGGAATGATGAAGAGGTAGAATGGCAATCGCTTCACGCCTTGAGCCCTGCCTTCATCAGGATTTCTTCCACGAGCTCGTCAAAACTCCTGC
The Syntrophorhabdales bacterium genome window above contains:
- a CDS encoding histidine phosphatase family protein → MKIYVVRHGETAWNKEEVFRGRKDVPLNDRGVGQAERTGRFFAGKRISLICSSPLSRARQTASEIGKSCNVAVKVDDAFIDMDFGRWEGLSLPAVRKAFPESFETWRNNPHRFCIEGSETLTRVRSRSMKGLRQAISTVPKDDPSEPVIIIVTHRVICKLLALHFLGVSNRFFWKVKCDPASITLAEQAGGEMVLSMLNQTLHLQEPSDNMEYRDF
- a CDS encoding ABC transporter ATP-binding protein, whose amino-acid sequence is MDKGIIRDFLVTYIVKFRRTALLSLALMLLTATARMAPPYILKIAIDRFIARQDFYGLSLMAVCYLAFIGMEYGTLYFQIYTTQRFGQNVIKEMRLATFAHLLSLPVPYFDKTPHGKSLNYLTSDMENINEFITSGIVTTLADLITIVGILGVMVYLSLPLTGVVFLFFLILFLVTNSFRKRFSTVYRDAREGGSEMNAFLQESFAGMYVSKVFNRKDAEISAFDVRNRHYIEAFKKVTFYLALYFPLVEFIGVFSVLALLWASGQLLILYGFGAITFGTIVAFIEYSQKLYNPIRDLSEKYNLYQNAFSSLEKLHNLHNLEKERHEGDETQVRGDIVLKDVWLSYEKDDVYALKGISLAIKEGERVGVVGLTGSGKTSLINLLLGFYKPTKGEISIGGKGMEHYSLGAIRKAFGIVSQDVFIFPRTIRENLFMAGEEAPARELSPILKGFCGEDLHKTIAEDGVNLSEGEKQLISIGRVLAYKPRYLILDEATSRIDPYLEARVRQALNNDFPSATWIVIAHSMATMAEMDRIFVIHDGRIAESGTHGQLMDEGGIYSHLYSIYAGRHSAEKEKHAYEDLRGQTWRNGVE
- a CDS encoding ABC transporter ATP-binding protein translates to MVSKLSLVVPYVRKYKGEFVQGVVTLVLASSCSAAIPFLIKNAVDALQVGLRTRLLHIIGLASLLACAQAFLRWRSRMKILNSAREIEYELRRDFYTHIISLPYSFFKEHHRGDLIARVMNDIINVRMMVGMSILHFSSTVATTLLSLIMMIRINALIAVLAILPLCLLFVLVRGYMEKLHTIFKDVQDTYGRLSKGANEVLNGIRLVKNYLLHSEEQRRFEALNREYMEKNLASTRLWGIIFPAIGFLGGMGTLVVMWVGGYFLMYGKITLGDFIALNAYYTMLMWPVVALAWIMNLYQRGVASLKRLEEIRAYQVESELGANPEHLKGHVEFSHVSVTKGERRILNDVSFAATPGEKLLLIGPTGSGKTTVLNLILGLENGSEGAIRIDGLNADLLSPSARRGRIATVPQEPFLYSLPIRENIFSNDLVQTIINTVGLQEEIDRFEQKLETVVGERGVMLSGGQKQRLTIARALAAKPDILLLDDPFTHVDGYTEHLIWERIWPLIKGLTVIITSTRPVPIIYVDRVVVLSEGSVIEEGNPTELLARSHYMKLLYEVKAARG
- the rplC gene encoding 50S ribosomal protein L3 translates to MALGLIGKKLGMTQIFAQDGTIIPVTVVQAGPCRVVQKKTAERDGYDSFQIGFDEIKKLNRVNKPKAGHFKKANVAPTRKLGEFRVTAEELGSFEVGSEIPVDIFKPGDFVDVSGISIGKGFAGVIKRHGFGGAPGGHGTHEFFRHGGSIGANTTPAHVLKGMKMPGHLGAQKVTVQNLKVVEVRGDTNIVMIEGAIPGPKQSYVIINKAVKKSG
- a CDS encoding radical SAM protein, whose amino-acid sequence is MIRRTNRRREHEPSKVHGKVHGTAYGTSHEEERGAIRKNWAGRVPVCVAYPNTYFIGMSNLAVHQLYKTLNAFPGVVCERVFLEAVDTSASEHGLQARSVESGKPLNAFEIIFVTFSFEMDYVNAAILLAQARLGPLAQERRDGDPLVVGGGICVMANPEPSAGLFDLLIMGDIEATIPLFIESYLKHREKRRNELIEALSDPAWMYNPSHLTVSYSETGTIAGFEPASFHVEIERYKGGHLATSAVMTEQTEFSNMFLVEGTRGCPSRCPFCLTGAIRPFIYDRFPAVDEHVQDVGIIGGGVSFHPRLVDLIKELKKRGLRPHLPSLRMDEVPLDAIELVSEEVKTLTFGIEAAAERLRKSIGKPITDHEIYERIEAIMSLKSFHLKLYFMVGLYGESLKDVEKIVEMAKHIMHLMIMHGAKRGSVGSITVHASPFIPKAATPFQWLPMDDVDALKEKLSILKRGLGKAANTYFTHESVKYSFLQAVLARGDRRVQEIILSLARGASLAKVQRESLLNLNFYVARERPPDERFPWDFITGGREKAKLRKQLEVALSKA
- the ftsZ gene encoding cell division protein FtsZ, whose amino-acid sequence is MEMFYMDESNGFSAKLKVVGVGGGGCNAINTMVNAGLQGVEFIAINTDVQTLNMNKAAVKIQIGSKLTRGLGAGANPEVGRQAALEDADQIAECLKGADMVFITCGLGGGTGTGASPVIADISKEMGALTVAVVTKPFPFEGRMRALQADDGLTNLKARSDTLITIPNQRLMSIGGKHMSIKDAFLKADEVLLYAVRSISDLIISSGHINVDFADVKTVMSERGMAIMGVGMGTGDKRAVEAAHKAISSPLLEDISIHGAKGVLINVTGNTDMTLHEVTEASTLIQEQAHEDARVIWGLVFDESMEDSVRITVIATGFGDEVAQAQEKPEKPEKIRRENLFFENGTIPAFVKKNVKIDYREAKPKHTSIDLDDDRYDIPTFLRKQAD
- the ftsA gene encoding cell division protein FtsA, with the protein product MAEEGSFLVSLDVGTTKICVVVARMIDGKVNIAGIGSHPSTGLRKGVVVNIDSTVNAIKKAVEEAELMAGIKISDCVAGIAGAHIKSFNSNGVVAIKEKEVRRDDISRAIDAGKAVAIPADRLLIHVIPQEFIVDDQDGIKDPIGMSGVRLEVRVHIVTASTSSAENIVKCCYLAGLSVDDLVLSQLASSDATLTPEETEIGVALVDIGGGTSDLAVFANGSIRYTSAVALGGNHITNDIAIGLRTPVEEAEKIKKKYGCAMSKMVGANETVEVPSVGGRKPRTLTRKTLADIIEPRVEEILTLVNDEIRKSGCEKLLASGVVLTGGCANLEGVVELAESVFGLPVRKGSPVGIGGLVDVVNNPTYATAVGLVLHGFRENRGKKVRFERRDMFKMLLDKRFIKKVKAMFKDIF
- a CDS encoding cell division protein FtsQ/DivIB, encoding MKRLPFYLFIIPVCLLSVLTVAYVFSKDEPLFSLKNVRIRGASQLSDGEIMQRAYPFLKESIFNTQVDKVKEAVLAHPFVREVSIKRLYPFSLVIDVKEKVASALWVTPAGDIQVLDETGTAFRPLSKEDTRHLFVIQAKDQAAAKSLFTQVSAWVADKSIKKDSISEVIDTDGSITLVYLGDGVEVILGKEDQKARLKRATAVLEDVRKRGLFIRCIDARFDKGAIIKERKG